In Erigeron canadensis isolate Cc75 chromosome 7, C_canadensis_v1, whole genome shotgun sequence, one DNA window encodes the following:
- the LOC122609069 gene encoding translocase of chloroplast 159, chloroplastic, translating into MELSKEDTSSTSPIAGADSVNGSVDSGKVVINSNLNLNLNSDDEFASGEEEAFETNYIDTDDKNDNLDTDSSKNDKDNLGGGNETLESRVLSPNDDVEKTKDEVDKVSEGVVVGVETGGDDEDEDEEVLLVGGGDDNETVKVESVELESGGGSGSEVQVESKDVELESGDDVKLGDAVVEAIDVDVVEPGVAVVKSKEDVETGEVEEGKDVQKVEEDSVVEAIDVDLGIPGKAGVAVVFSNKEEDVVGGTDESGLSEKIDRVLEEVVDKEVVGVTDGKFSSLDVEELVGVDVEKNVEGEVEKEVDYEGRENGSVVVKTVLGDVEDVPVADATQVTEALEKSIPDGITEETEVLDKSPPDGSTEAKQVLDEDVSDDADVKAKHMDAGDVSAGVDTENGPADKFVLEESAEKDDDNEEGYMDDSHSDEEETDGVVFGSSEAAKQFMEELEGGSSNTGGESSQDRSQMVDGQIVTDSDEEDDEEEDGKEELFDSAALAALLKAAADGGSEGGNITFSSQDGSRLFTVERPAGLGSSFQAMRAPQRPATRSSLFNPSNLMSAGETDTILTDEERKKLEKLQSMRVKFLRLVHKLGLSPEDSVAAQVLYRLALIAGRQTGQSFNIDAAKRTAMELEAAGSDLDFSLNILVIGKAGVGKSATINSIFGEEKTVISAFQPATNSVKEIRGVVNGVTVRVFDSPGLRTSVMEQGFNRSVLASAKKFIKKYPVDIVLYVDRLDAQTRDHNDIPLLKTITSSLGAAIWRNAIVTFTHSASAPPEGSNGVPLSYEMFVTQRSHVVQQAIGQAVGDLRMMSPSLMNPVSLVENHQSCRKNRDGQKVLPNGQTWRPQLLMLCYSIKILSEANSLTKPQDPYDNNRRLFGFRVRSPPLPYMLSSMLQSRAHPKLSSEQGGDGGDSDVDLADLTDSDQEEDEDEYDQLPPFKPLKKSQLAKLSREQKKAYFDEYDYRVKLLQKKQWKEELKRMKEMKKRGKDAVNDQVYQEEEGEGDAPAPVAVPLPDMALPPSFDSDNPAYRFRFLEPTSQFLARPVLDTHGWDHDCGYDGVNLEQTIAIANKFPASVSVQVTKDKKDFSINLDSSVSAKHGENVSSMAGFDIQPIGKQLAYIVRGETKFKNLKKNKTAAGISVTFLGENVVTGFKVEDQVALGRQYSIIGSAGTVKFQSDSAYGANIEMQRRELDYPIGQVQSTFGLSIIKWRGDLALGFNSLAQFSAGRNSKVAVRAGINNKMSGQITIKTSSSEHLSLALAAVIPSLISAYKKLWPGTGDKYSAY; encoded by the coding sequence ATGGAGTTGTCAAAAGAAGACACGTCATCAACGTCTCCTATCGCAGGCGCTGATTCCGTTAACGGTTCCGTGGATTCCGGTAAAGTTGTTATTAATagtaatttgaatttgaatttgaattctgatgatgaatttgctagtggtgaagaagaagcttttgaaactaattatatagatacagatgATAAGAATGATAATTTAGATACAGATAGTAGTAAGAATGATAAGGATAATTTAGGTGGTGGAAATGAAACCCTAGAATCCCGTGTTTTGAGTCCGAATGATGATGTCGAAAAGACGAAAGATGAGGTGGATAAGGTTAGTGAGGGTGTGGTGGTTGGTGTGGAGACAGGTGgagatgatgaggatgaggatgaggaGGTGTTgttggttggtggtggtgacgataACGAGACGGTTAAGGTAGAATCGGTTGAGTTGGAATCGGGTGGTGGGAGTGGGAGTGAAGTGCAGGTGGAGAGTAAAGATGTTGAATTGGAATCGGGTGATGATGTGAAACTAGGGGATGCGGTAGTGGAAGCGATAGATGTTGATGTGGTAGAACCAGGAGTGGCAGTGGTTAAGAGTAAGGAGGATGTTGAGACGGGTGAGGTGGAGGAAGGTAAGGATGTTCAGAAGGTGGAAGAGGATTCTGTTGTTGAAGCTATAGATGTTGATTTGGGGATACCGGGAAAGGCAGGGGTGGCGGTGGTGTTTAGTAATAAGGAGGAAGATGTGGTGGGTGGAACTGATGAGTCGGGTTTATCTGAGAAGATAGACAGGGTTTTGGAAGAGGTTGTGGATAAGGAGGTTGTGGGAGTGACAGATGGGAAGTTTTCGTCTTTGGATGTGGAGGAATTGGTAGGGGTAGATGTAGAGAAGAATGTAGAGGGGGAAGTCGAAAAAGAAGTTGATTACGAGGGCAGAGAAAATGGGTCGGTGGTTGTGAAGACGGTTTTGGGTGATGTTGAAGATGTGCCTGTAGCTGATGCAACTCAGGTGACTGAAGCTTTGGAGAAATCTATACCTGATGGTATAACCGAGGAAACAGAAGTTTTGGATAAATCTCCCCCTGATGGTTCCACTGAGGCAAAACAAGTTTTAGATGAAGATGTATCTGATGATGCAGATGTGAAGGCAAAGCATATGGATGCTGGTGATGTTTCTGCAGGTGTAGACACGGAAAACGGTCCGGCTGACAAATTTGTTTTGGAGGAATCTGCAGAAAAggatgatgataatgaagaaGGCTACATGGATGATTCTCATTCAGATGAAGAAGAGACAGATGGCGTAGTTTTTGGAAGCTCGGAAGCTGCCAAGCAGTTTATGGAGGAGTTGGAAGGTGGGAGTTCCAATACTGGTGGAGAGAGTTCGCAAGACCGTTCACAGATGGTTGATGGTCAGATCGTTACTGATTCTgacgaagaagatgatgaagaagaagacgGTAAAGAAGAATTATTTGACTCAGCTGCTTTAGCTGCACTTTTGAAAGCAGCAGCCGATGGTGGATCAGAAGGTGGAAACATTACGTTTTCATCTCAAGATGGTTCCAGGCTTTTCACTGTGGAACGCCCTGCAGGGTTGGGTTCTTCGTTCCAGGCCATGAGAGCACCCCAAAGGCCCGCAACCCGTTCCAGTCTTTTCAATCCATCAAATCTTATGAGTGCCGGTGAAACTGATACCATTTTAACTGATGAAGAAAGGAAAAAGCTTGAGAAGTTACAGTCCATGAGGGTGAAGTTTTTAAGACTTGTGCACAAATTAGGCCTTTCACCAGAGGACTCTGTGGCTGCACAGGTTCTGTACAGGCTAGCACTCATTGCAGGTAGACAGACTGGTCAATCTTTTAATATTGATGCTGCAAAAAGGACAGCTATGGAGCTTGAAGCCGCTGGCAGTGACTTGGACTTCTCCCTGAACATTTTAGTCATTGGTAAAGCTGGGGTTGGCAAAAGTGCAACCATAAACTCTATTTTTGGGGAAGAAAAAACCGTGATCAGTGCTTTTCAGCCCGCTACCAATTCAGTGAAGGAGATACGTGGTGTGGTAAATGGAGTTACAGTTCGGGTTTTTGATTCACCTGGCCTTCGAACCTCTGTAATGGAGCAAGGGTTTAACAGGAGTGTATTGGCATCAGCAAAGAAGTTCATAAAGAAATATCCGGTAGATATTGTTCTTTACGTAGACCGTCTGGATGCACAGACCCGAGATCATAACGACATCCCTTTGTTGAAGACCATAACCAGTTCACTGGGCGCGGCTATCTGGCGAAATGCAATTGTTACTTTTACACATAGCGCGTCTGCTCCTCCAGAGGGATCAAATGGAGTCCCTTTGAGTTATGAGATGTTTGTGACTCAACGTTCCCACGTGGTTCAACAAGCCATTGGTCAAGCTGTTGGTGATTTAAGAATGATGAGCCCAAGTTTGATGAATCCAGTGTCTCTTGTTGAAAACCATCAGTCATGTCGTAAGAATCGAGATGGTCAAAAGGTACTTCCCAATGGTCAGACTTGGAGACCCCAGCTACTTATGCTTTGCTACTCGATTAAGATTTTATCAGAAGCAAATTCTCTGACAAAACCACAAGACCCATATGACAACAATCGTAGGCTATTTGGCTTCCGTGTGCGCTCTCCACCTCTGCCATACATGTTATCTTCAATGTTACAGTCTCGTGCACACCCGAAGCTCTCGTCTGAACAGGGTGGCGATGGTGGTGATTCGGATGTTGACTTGGCAGATTTGACAGATTCTGACCAGGAGGAAGATGAAGATGAGTATGATCAGCTCCCGCCTTTTAAACCTTTGAAAAAATCTCAACTTGCAAAGCTTAGCAGAGAGCAAAAGAAAGCTTACTTTGATGAATACGATTACCGTGTGAAGCTTCTACAGAAGAAACAATGGAAAGAAGAATTGAAAAGAATGAAAGAGATGAAAAAGAGAGGCAAAGATGCTGTGAATGATCAAGTTTATCAAGAGGAAGAAGGTGAAGGAGATGCACCAGCACCTGTGGCGGTTCCTTTACCAGACATGGCATTACCACCGTCATTCGATAGCGATAACCCTGCTTACCGATTTCGATTCTTGGAGCCTACTTCACAGTTCTTGGCTCGTCCTGTCCTTGATACCCATGGTTGGGACCATGATTGTGGATATGATGGAGTCAATCTTGAACAAACTATCGCAATTGCCAATAAGTTTCCTGCTTCAGTTTCTGTCCAAGTCACCAAAGACAAGAAAGACTTCAGCATTAATTTGGATTCTTCGGTTTCTGCAAAGCACGGGGAGAATGTTTCTAGTATGGCCGGTTTTGACATTCAACCAATTGGGAAGCAGCTTGCTTACATTGTTAGAGGTGAAACCAAGTTcaagaatttgaagaaaaacaagactGCCGCAGGAATATCAGTCACGTTTCTTGGTGAAAATGTGGTCACGGGATTCAAAGTCGAGGATCAGGTTGCACTCGGGAGACAATACTCAATCATTGGGAGCGCTGGCACAGTTAAGTTTCAATCTGATTCTGCTTATGGAGCCAACATAGAGATGCAGCGTCGGGAGCTCGATTACCCAATTGGCCAAGTCCAGTCAACATTTGGATTGTCTATCATAAAGTGGAGAGGTGATTTGGCATTGGGTTTCAATAGTCTGGCCCAATTCTCTGCTGGGCGTAATTCAAAGGTGGCGGTTCGGGCCGGTATCAACAATAAGATGAGTGGTCAGATCACAATCAAGACTAGCAGTTCAGAACATCTTTCACTTGCACTTGCAGCAGTTATTCCTTCACTTATCTCAGCTTACAAGAAATTGTGGCCTGGCACTGGTGATAAGTACTCTGCCTATTAA